A region from the Neomicrococcus aestuarii genome encodes:
- the ureG gene encoding urease accessory protein UreG codes for MTEPIKIGIGGPVGAGKTQLVERLTRHMSRGISMAAITNDIYTIEDAKILAANGILPVDRIIGVETGGCPHTAIREDTSMNTAAIEELKARHPDLQVIFVESGGDNLSATFSPELVDFSIYIIDVAQGEKIPRKAGQGMIKSDLFIINKTDLAPHVGADLAVMERDSKEFRGNKPFCFTNLKTDEGLEKVIDWIRHDVLMLDLAT; via the coding sequence ATGACTGAACCCATTAAAATCGGCATCGGCGGCCCGGTGGGCGCCGGCAAAACGCAGCTCGTGGAGCGGCTCACCCGACACATGAGCCGCGGGATTTCCATGGCCGCGATCACCAACGACATCTACACCATCGAAGACGCCAAGATCCTCGCCGCCAACGGCATCCTGCCCGTGGACCGGATCATCGGCGTCGAAACCGGCGGCTGCCCGCATACCGCCATCCGCGAAGACACCTCCATGAACACCGCCGCCATCGAGGAACTCAAGGCACGGCACCCCGACCTGCAGGTCATCTTCGTCGAATCCGGCGGCGACAACCTTTCGGCTACCTTCAGCCCGGAACTGGTGGACTTCTCGATCTACATCATCGACGTGGCCCAGGGTGAAAAAATCCCCCGCAAGGCCGGGCAGGGCATGATCAAATCGGACCTCTTCATCATCAACAAGACCGACCTCGCCCCCCACGTCGGGGCGGACCTGGCAGTTATGGAACGGGACTCCAAAGAATTCCGCGGCAACAAACCGTTCTGCTTCACCAATCTCAAGACGGACGAAGGGCTGGAGAAAGTCATCGACTGGATCCGGCACGATGTCCTGATGCTCGATTTGGCGACATGA
- a CDS encoding IS481 family transposase, with protein MSHANAALTPRHRLKVAQLVVDHGWPISEVAARFQVSWPTVKRWADRYRAGQSMQDRSSRPHRSPNKTSPTTAKRCIQLRLRLREGPVQLAYRIGVAPSTVHRILVDVHLNRLSHVDRATGEPVRRYEHDHPGAMLHVDVKKLGNIPDGGGWRYVGRRQGEKNRAATPDKPKNKHYDPLMGKAYVHTVIDDHSRVAYAEIHDDETAHTATAVLARAVKWFNARGVTVERVLSDNGGAYRSHLWRDTCAELGIRHKRTRPYRPQTNGKIERFHRTLADGWAYARCYTSETERRGELDGWLHYYNHHRPHTACSNQPPFSRLTNVSGQYT; from the coding sequence ATGTCCCACGCCAATGCCGCCCTCACTCCGCGTCACCGCCTCAAGGTTGCCCAGCTGGTTGTTGACCACGGATGGCCGATCAGCGAGGTCGCTGCCCGGTTCCAGGTCTCCTGGCCCACCGTGAAGCGCTGGGCTGACCGCTACCGGGCCGGTCAGTCCATGCAGGACCGCAGCTCACGGCCTCACCGCTCCCCGAACAAGACCAGCCCCACGACTGCGAAGCGCTGTATCCAGCTCCGGCTGCGTCTGCGGGAAGGTCCGGTTCAGTTGGCATACCGGATTGGCGTTGCTCCGTCGACAGTCCACCGGATCTTGGTCGACGTCCACTTGAACCGCCTGTCGCACGTCGACCGTGCCACTGGAGAGCCTGTTCGTCGCTACGAGCACGACCACCCCGGGGCGATGCTGCACGTCGACGTGAAGAAGCTCGGCAACATCCCAGACGGCGGAGGCTGGCGCTACGTCGGCCGACGACAAGGCGAGAAGAACCGCGCAGCCACACCCGACAAGCCCAAGAACAAGCACTACGACCCGTTGATGGGCAAGGCCTACGTCCACACCGTCATCGACGACCACTCCCGCGTCGCCTACGCCGAGATCCACGACGACGAAACAGCCCACACCGCCACAGCGGTCCTGGCCAGGGCCGTCAAGTGGTTCAACGCCCGCGGGGTGACCGTCGAGCGGGTCCTGTCGGACAACGGTGGCGCCTATCGCTCACACCTGTGGCGCGACACCTGCGCCGAGCTGGGAATCAGGCACAAACGGACCAGGCCGTATCGCCCGCAGACCAACGGCAAGATCGAGCGCTTCCACCGCACCCTGGCCGACGGCTGGGCCTACGCCCGCTGCTACACCTCCGAGACGGAGCGTCGCGGCGAACTCGACGGCTGGCTGCACTACTACAACCATCACCGGCCCCACACAGCCTGCAGCAACCAGCCGCCCTTCTCACGATTGACCAACGTGTCCGGTCAGTACACCTAG
- a CDS encoding permease, which translates to MIHAVQTFGLILVELLVLFSLISVLVALVNRRFGPDRIQSWMADGRLPGPLKGLLLGAITPFCSCSTLPVLAGMLKSGVAFRTSMTFLISSPLLDPIIVAGVVLLFDWRIALVYTVVTAAWSLLAPLVWERLGMASQLKRVKVVGDDSTPHPWAGLRNEIRPALGEAWADLRPLLVPMVLGVSVGAFIYGFVPQDQLAAVAGDDKPWAVPLAAVLGVPLYVRIETMLPIGLALSSTGMGLGAVFALMIGGAGASIPEISMLTTLFKPRLVVTFVVTVIGTAIAAGYLIPLIA; encoded by the coding sequence GTGATTCATGCGGTACAGACCTTCGGGTTGATCCTGGTCGAGTTGCTCGTCCTGTTCTCGCTGATCTCGGTGCTCGTTGCGCTGGTGAACCGGCGGTTCGGGCCGGATCGGATCCAGAGCTGGATGGCCGATGGGCGCCTTCCCGGCCCGCTCAAGGGGCTACTGCTGGGGGCGATCACGCCGTTCTGTTCCTGTTCGACGCTGCCGGTGCTGGCTGGGATGTTGAAGTCGGGGGTGGCGTTCCGGACGTCGATGACCTTCCTGATCTCGTCACCGCTGCTGGATCCCATCATCGTGGCCGGGGTGGTGCTGCTGTTCGACTGGCGTATCGCGTTGGTCTACACGGTGGTCACCGCCGCATGGTCCCTGCTCGCCCCCCTAGTATGGGAACGACTCGGCATGGCCAGCCAGCTCAAGCGAGTCAAGGTCGTCGGCGACGACAGCACCCCCCACCCCTGGGCAGGCCTGCGCAACGAGATCCGGCCCGCACTCGGCGAGGCCTGGGCCGATCTGAGACCGCTGCTCGTCCCGATGGTGCTGGGTGTCTCGGTCGGTGCATTTATCTACGGTTTCGTGCCTCAGGACCAACTCGCCGCGGTCGCTGGCGACGACAAACCGTGGGCCGTGCCGTTGGCCGCCGTGCTTGGCGTTCCGCTTTACGTGCGTATCGAGACGATGCTGCCCATCGGCTTGGCCCTCAGCTCGACCGGCATGGGGCTAGGTGCAGTGTTCGCGCTGATGATCGGCGGCGCCGGAGCCTCGATCCCCGAGATCTCGATGCTCACCACCTTGTTCAAGCCCCGACTGGTCGTCACTTTCGTGGTCACTGTCATCGGCACGGCCATCGCCGCCGGCTACCTCATCCCACTGATCGCCTGA
- a CDS encoding ParA family protein, whose protein sequence is MPTGLERVIAVVNGKGGVGKTTITANLGGMLAASGYKVLLIDMDPQGNLAEELGYTNEEINDDGLGLAQTLVFGAEPSRATAVRENLDVLIGGSHLDMAAAGLTTKTNKDPDGAKRSLSTPLQSIAHEYDMIIIDCPPGQETLQQAALTASRWALIPVKTDASSRKGLRDVARRLEAVIPINPDIDLLGIVLFGVNRSAKRVSETAREGIKAELGDEAPIFETTIRHAEAAAQESRERGLLAFELEEAVLAAPKWYEVLRGSANDSAGPRSKSAVGVASDFQALGEEIIQRIVETENQTTNTTAAGE, encoded by the coding sequence ATGCCAACAGGACTCGAACGCGTGATCGCGGTCGTCAACGGAAAGGGCGGCGTTGGTAAAACAACCATCACCGCCAACCTCGGAGGCATGCTCGCCGCCAGCGGCTACAAAGTCCTCCTCATCGACATGGACCCCCAGGGCAACCTCGCCGAAGAACTTGGCTACACCAACGAGGAAATCAACGACGACGGACTCGGCCTCGCCCAAACCCTCGTCTTCGGTGCCGAACCCTCACGCGCAACTGCCGTCCGCGAGAACCTCGACGTCCTGATCGGCGGCTCACACCTAGACATGGCAGCCGCCGGCCTCACCACGAAAACCAACAAAGACCCCGACGGTGCTAAAAGATCACTCTCGACACCGCTGCAGAGCATCGCGCACGAATACGACATGATCATCATCGACTGCCCACCAGGACAGGAGACGCTGCAACAAGCAGCGCTCACCGCATCCCGCTGGGCGCTCATCCCGGTAAAAACCGATGCGTCATCCCGCAAAGGACTACGTGACGTTGCACGCCGGCTCGAAGCAGTCATTCCCATCAACCCGGACATTGACCTTCTCGGGATCGTCCTCTTCGGCGTCAACCGATCCGCTAAACGCGTCTCCGAAACCGCACGCGAAGGAATCAAAGCCGAGCTCGGGGACGAAGCGCCCATCTTCGAAACCACCATCCGTCACGCGGAAGCAGCCGCCCAGGAAAGCCGCGAACGAGGCCTACTGGCCTTCGAACTCGAAGAAGCCGTCCTTGCCGCACCTAAGTGGTACGAAGTCCTTCGAGGCTCCGCCAATGACAGCGCCGGGCCGCGATCAAAAAGCGCCGTCGGAGTCGCCAGCGACTTCCAAGCACTCGGCGAAGAAATCATTCAACGCATCGTTGAAACCGAAAACCAGACCACCAACACCACGGCAGCAGGGGAGTAG
- a CDS encoding ArsR/SmtB family transcription factor, whose protein sequence is MTVSLDVALPRTDLSARDHARMLAPLLKPLSDENRLMIVLTLAAGACSNKKLQEATGLSQALVSHHVAALRQAQLISVRAEGRSNIYALCCEQLAAPVQWLAHLATLTPEGQKACCTAPAGEGQASTEGAAR, encoded by the coding sequence ATGACAGTTTCACTGGATGTTGCCCTGCCGCGCACGGACCTGTCGGCGCGGGATCACGCGCGGATGCTTGCTCCGTTGTTGAAGCCTTTGTCAGACGAGAACAGACTGATGATCGTGCTGACGCTTGCGGCGGGGGCGTGCTCGAACAAGAAGTTGCAGGAGGCCACCGGGTTGAGCCAGGCGCTGGTGAGTCACCATGTGGCAGCCTTGCGGCAAGCGCAGCTGATCAGTGTGCGGGCCGAGGGCCGGTCCAACATCTACGCGCTGTGTTGTGAGCAGTTGGCGGCGCCGGTGCAGTGGCTCGCTCACTTGGCGACTCTCACTCCAGAGGGACAGAAGGCGTGCTGCACTGCCCCAGCAGGGGAGGGTCAGGCATCGACTGAGGGTGCTGCGCGGTGA
- a CDS encoding urease accessory protein UreD codes for MSTTAVASPAASPDTSPMGRLELGISVRGGRSVASYQFHEGSLRVLRPHYLDGSGQVCYVVVNPGGAYLGADLLVLDIEVGEGSDLLLTTQSATKVYRTPGSHAEQRMDLRLGERSRLELMPDQLIAYREATYRQRTSITLRPSSSLVMAEVVTPGWSPDGSAFRYEEVRLRTEIRVETDHGSHLLALDNLLIRPPLDDVTGLGYMEGFSHLGSLVVVDARVNQVIADELHTLAAGRDAHCGISLTRTAAGTTGLVLRALSHNTEELNGLLGSCTAMLRDRWHGQAPLNLRKY; via the coding sequence ATGAGTACGACGGCGGTGGCATCACCCGCGGCTTCACCAGATACATCTCCAATGGGCCGGCTTGAGCTTGGCATTAGTGTGCGGGGCGGCAGGTCTGTTGCCTCGTATCAGTTTCACGAGGGGTCGCTTCGTGTCCTTCGCCCGCATTACCTTGATGGCTCCGGGCAGGTTTGTTATGTCGTGGTCAATCCCGGGGGGGCATATCTCGGGGCAGACCTTTTGGTCCTGGACATTGAAGTCGGGGAAGGGTCTGACCTCCTGCTCACAACGCAGTCCGCCACGAAGGTATACCGGACTCCCGGGTCCCATGCGGAGCAGCGGATGGACCTGCGGCTGGGGGAACGGTCTCGGCTTGAGCTCATGCCGGACCAGCTCATCGCCTACCGGGAGGCCACATACCGGCAACGGACCTCCATCACACTGCGGCCGTCATCGTCCCTGGTCATGGCGGAGGTGGTCACTCCCGGCTGGTCGCCGGACGGTTCGGCTTTCCGGTATGAGGAAGTGCGGCTGCGAACCGAAATCCGCGTCGAAACTGATCACGGAAGCCACCTGCTGGCGCTGGACAACCTGCTCATCCGTCCGCCGCTGGATGATGTCACCGGCCTGGGCTACATGGAGGGCTTCAGCCACTTGGGCTCGCTGGTGGTTGTGGATGCCCGGGTGAACCAGGTGATCGCCGATGAACTCCATACCCTTGCCGCCGGGCGCGACGCCCACTGCGGCATTTCGCTCACCCGAACCGCAGCGGGTACCACCGGTCTGGTGCTGCGTGCACTCTCCCACAATACGGAGGAGCTTAACGGCCTGCTGGGCTCATGCACGGCCATGCTCCGGGACCGCTGGCACGGGCAGGCGCCCTTGAACCTGAGGAAGTACTGA
- a CDS encoding urease accessory protein UreF has product MPNTATNYQLALQQLTDSALPTGAFAHSLGFETYIDAGMVMDEESFGRWLSAFIAQPLTYADGLAIRFLYEGWEVLELDALLSASLLPRQVREASVKMGARLLEIGVEAFPSPALELYRDLVTAGRADGHQPLAFAVVARSLGVPAAEAVMAYLFAAVTSLTQNGVRAIPLGQNAGQRLLRNAADGVAAAAGRIAHLTPEDFGAVSPGLEISQMRHERQRARMFMS; this is encoded by the coding sequence ACACAGCCACTAACTACCAGCTGGCGCTGCAGCAGCTCACTGACTCTGCGCTTCCTACCGGAGCTTTTGCGCACTCTCTTGGCTTCGAAACGTACATCGATGCAGGGATGGTCATGGACGAGGAGTCTTTTGGGCGCTGGTTGTCGGCCTTCATCGCCCAGCCGCTAACGTATGCCGATGGGCTCGCCATCCGGTTCCTTTATGAGGGGTGGGAGGTTCTTGAACTCGATGCCCTGTTGTCTGCTTCGCTGTTGCCACGGCAGGTGCGGGAGGCCAGTGTAAAGATGGGGGCACGGCTTCTGGAGATCGGGGTCGAGGCGTTTCCTTCCCCCGCGCTGGAACTGTACCGGGATCTGGTGACTGCGGGCCGGGCCGACGGGCACCAGCCGCTGGCGTTCGCCGTCGTCGCCCGTTCCCTGGGCGTCCCGGCCGCCGAGGCGGTAATGGCGTACCTCTTCGCTGCCGTCACCTCACTGACGCAGAACGGGGTGCGGGCCATCCCGCTCGGCCAAAACGCCGGCCAGCGGTTGCTGCGGAATGCGGCCGACGGCGTAGCTGCCGCGGCCGGGCGGATCGCCCACCTCACCCCGGAAGACTTCGGGGCAGTCAGCCCCGGACTGGAAATTTCGCAAATGCGGCACGAACGGCAACGTGCCCGGATGTTCATGAGCTAA